Proteins co-encoded in one Methanobacterium veterum genomic window:
- a CDS encoding tetratricopeptide repeat protein: protein MGKKEAEVFHKQAMSFLGQGEVQRAVEFFDKAINLDEDFFPAWNNKGIALLELKKYEQALDCFEQVIRINPLDRMVWYNKGYTLFMLKKYDESVTALDNFLYTYSKDDDAFYKYASYLYANGLYHLKEYDKAAKILKGLLVKDENFMEAQELLDQITKNQE, encoded by the coding sequence ATGGGTAAAAAAGAAGCTGAAGTGTTTCATAAACAAGCGATGTCCTTTTTAGGGCAGGGTGAAGTTCAACGAGCGGTAGAATTTTTTGATAAGGCAATTAATCTGGATGAAGATTTCTTCCCGGCATGGAACAATAAAGGAATAGCCCTTCTGGAACTTAAGAAATATGAACAAGCACTGGACTGTTTTGAACAGGTTATTCGTATAAATCCCCTTGATAGGATGGTTTGGTATAATAAAGGATACACTCTGTTTATGTTAAAAAAATATGATGAATCTGTAACTGCACTTGACAATTTCCTTTACACTTACTCTAAAGATGATGACGCTTTCTATAAATATGCTTCATACCTGTATGCCAATGGATTGTACCATCTCAAAGAATATGATAAAGCAGCTAAAATACTTAAAGGTCTGCTTGTGAAGGATGAAAATTTCATGGAAGCTCAGGAACTTCTTGATCAGATTACAAAAAATCAGGAATAA